CCCAATTCCATACCGATTCCTGCAAGAAGAACATTTACACCTCCTGAGTCCGCATCCATCAGTTCTGTAACATTCCCAACACCGAAAAACATAGGTGCAGGGTTGGTCTTGTGAAAGTCGTTGCATGCGATTATTGACTCGACAATGCTTGAGCTGTTTACCGGATCCAGAATCAAGTCCGCAACATACCTTATGCCTTCAGTGTCCTTAATCAATTGATGCATTGACTCGACCCTTTCGGCAGGGGATTTTGGTGACTTTCCCTGTGAAAAGTTGGTCGGAAGCAGCACTGCAGGAATATCCTTTTCTATTAGCAGGTCCTTTATTTCAGAGTTGTTTCCCAAATCAAGGCTCAGGACAAAATCGATGCCATTTTCTGCGGCGACCCTGATTTCATCAGGATTCAGTGTGTCTATGCTCAGTGGCCTGTCGCCCACAATTGGCCTCAGGGTTTGAATGATTTCAGGAATCTTGTCTGAGAAATCCTCGCCCGCAGCCATACCTATGTCTATCATATCGGCTCCGGAATCAACGAAATACTGGCACTTGTTGATCAGCGCCTCCTTTGACAGGAATGGGGCATTTGCAATTTCGGACAGAACCCTCATCGGGAAATCCTCACCGACCGGAAGGTTTCTAATCAGGATATTGTTCGGCTTTTCAAGGAGTCTCCTGATGTTTTCCTCATCGTTTTCAAACTCTTCTATGAACTTGAAGGCCTCCTTACGCTTTTCCTCTTCAATCAGCTTATCAGCAGGCTTGTCTTCGGACAAATCAATGCTTCCAATAAGATTTAAAACCATTGCAAGGTCCGCTCCATCGGTGGATCCCTTGAATGTTGGAATTCCAAGTTCCTTTGTGATTTCCTTTGTTCCCTTCTTAATCAGTCCAGGAACAAGAATCATGTCAATCTCATCCAATTGGTCTGAAAAGCATTTTTTAACTTCGTTGATGATTAAACGGGGAGTCAGAAACGCTGCCACTTGAGTATTGTCTACAATATGGACTATTATTTCCTCTTTTGAATCTGAAACTACCTCTTTTATCAAAGGATATGCCAACTCTCCGGTAACTATTAAAACTTTCATGCTTTTCCCCAATCAGAATTTTTTTAATAATATATATTATTATTAATACAATATATTAAATTTTCTTAAAAAATCGCTATTTTATTATAAAAGATGTTAAATTTGTATAAAATATAATGGGAAAAACTAAAGGGTTTATTAAGAAAATAAGCAAAAAACAAAAGAATAAAACAATAAAGTTTAAACAAAATTATTCAAAATTTTAATTTTAACATAAAATTTATATATTTTGTAATTTATAATGATTATACATGATAAATATATGGAGGAGAATTAATGATTGAAATTCGTTTTCATGGTAGAGGTGGACAAGGTTCCGTAACTGCTGCTGAGATTTTGGCAAAAGCAGCATTCAAAGACGGCAAGTATGTTCAAGCTTTCCCATTCTTTGGAGTAGAACGTAGGGGAGCTCCAGTTATGGCTTTTACTAGAATTGATGACAAACCAATTGAAATGAGATATCAAATCTATAATCCAGACTATGTATTAGTGTTAGATGATGGATTGTTAAATGTGGTAGATGTATTTTCCGGAATTAAAGATAATACTGAAGTTATTATCAACACTACCGAATTTGAAGGCAGTGGAGAACACAAGGTACACGATATTGACGCAACTGGAATTGCGCTTGATATGTTAGGACGTAACATTGTAAACACAATTATCTTAGGATATTTTGCTAAAAAGACCCAAGTTGTAAGTATTGAATCACTCGTGGAAGTGATTAAGGAAACCTTCCCTGGAAAAATAGGAGAGTTAAATGCGGAAGCTACTCAAAAAGCTTACGAAATGGGATAAAAAGGTGAGACAATGGTAAATATAGGATGCGTTATTAAAACACCTGGAAATACTAAAAATAATAAAACCGGAAGCTGGAGAACTTTCAAACCTATTCTAGACAAAGAATCATGTATTGATTGTGACAATTGTATTTTATTCTGTCCAGATTCCTGTATAAACAAACAACATGATATTGATTACGATTACTGTAAAGGATGTGGAATTTGCGCACACGAATGTCCTTCAGATTCAATCGAGATGATAAAAGAATAAAGAGAGTGATTAGATGGTAAAAGAAGTAATGACCTCAAACAAAGCAGTTGCAGAAGCTGTAAGATTAGCAAAACCAAAAGTTATTCCTGTTTATCCAATTACTCCACAAACTACAATTTCAGAATACTTAGCTCAATATGTAGCTGACGAAAAAATTGACGCTAAATATGTTAAAGTAGAATCAGAACACAGTGCAATAAGTGCTGCAGTGGGAGCAAGCGGTGCTGGAGTAAGAGTATTTACAGCAACATCCTCACAAGGATTAATGTTAATGCACGAAATTTTATATGCAGCAGCAGGTATGAGAACACCTTTCGTTCTGGCTGATGCAAACAGGGCAATTTCCGCACCATTAAACATTTGGAACGATCAGCAAGACTCCATTGCACAAAGAGACGCAGGATGGTTACAAATTTATGTTGAAAATGCACAAGAAGCATTGGACACTACCTTAATGGCTTATAAAGTTTCAGAAAACCCTGATGTATTATTACCTTCAATGGTATGTTTAGATGGATTTATCTTAACCCACACAGTTGAACCTGTTGAAATTCCTGAAGAGGAAGATGTAGACAAGTTCCTACCTCCATATGTACCGGACCATGCTTTCCTTGATCCAAAACAACCAATGTCAATTGGTAACTTTGCAGATCCGGAATACTACATGGAAGCAAGACATGATATGGAAGTTGCAATGGACAACTCCGTTGAAATCATTCAAAAGACATGCGATGAATTTGCTGAAATCTTCGGAAGACAATATGGCCTTGTTGAACCATACAAAACCGATGACGCAGAAATCATATATGTTGCAATGGGTTCCATCTGCAGTAGTATCAGAGTTATCGTAGACCAATTAAGAGAAAAAGGAGAAAAAGTTGGTTTACTTAAAATCAGAGCATACAGACCGTTCCCAACAGAAGCAATCAATGAAGTCATCAAAGACTGCGAAAAAATTGCAGTTGTTGACAAAAACTTCTCATTCGGAATCGGCGGAGCGCTCTATGCAGACATGAAAGTTAAATTTGACAAAGAGATTTACGGATTCATTACTGGTTTAGGTGGAAGGGACATCACTCCAGAAGCACTAACCGAGATTTATGAAAAAACCAAAAATGGTCCTGAAAAAGCAGTCACATGGATTGGACTTAAGGAGGAATAAAAATGGTGGACATTCCTGATAAAAATTTATTAGCACCAGGACACAGAGGATGTGCTGGTTGTGGAGCATCTATTGCTGTTAAACTAGCTTTAAACGCATTAGGTGAAAATACCGTAGCTGTTTCTGCTACAGGTTGTCTTGAAGTTATGACTACACCATACCCAGAAACCGCATGGGAAATTCCATTCATTCACGTAGCATTCGAAAACTCCGGTGCAGTTGCATCCGGTGTTGAAAGTGCACTTAGAATTCAAGGAAAAGACGACGTTAATGTAGTTGCTTTCGGTGGTGACGGAGGAACTGTAGATATCGGTCTGCAATCCTTATCCGGAGCTATGGAAAGAGGACACAACATGACATACATCTGTTATGACAACGAAGCATACATGAACACAGGTATTCAAAGAAGTGGGGCTACCCCATATGGTGCAAGCACTACTACTTCACCAAGCGGTGTAGCAAGTTTCGGTGAAGACAAACCTAAGAAAAACATGCCTATGATTATGGCTGCACACGGAATACCATACGTTGCAACCGCTTCAATCGCATATCCTGAAGATTATGTCAACAAAGTCAAAAAGGCTGCAGAAACCAAAGGTCCTGCATACATCCACTTGCAACAACCATGTACAACCGGTTGGGGATTCCCTTCAGAAAAGACAATCGAAATGGGTAGATTGGCTGTAGAAACTGGATCCTGGATTTTATATGAAATTGTGGACGGCAAATTCGAAATCACATACAGGCCTGAAGAAAGAAAACCTGTTAAAGAATACTTGGCTCCACAAAAAAGATTCAGACACTTGAACGATGAAATCGTTGAAAAAATCCAAAAATATGTTGACGCAGAGTGTAAAGAACTAGGCTTATAAGGTGATACGATGGAAAGTATTGTTGTAAACAGCAATTTATGTGACGGATGCCTCAACTGTTCAAATATGTGTGCATCAATCCATAGTGCTAGCAGAATAAAAATTATAGAATATGATTCTTCCTTTTATTCCATTGTATGCCAACATTGTGAAAGCGCACCATGTATAAAAATCTGTCCGACCGAAGCAATAACCGACGAAGGCGTCGATACGGAAAAATGTATCGGCTGCGGATTATGTGTAATGGTCTGTCCATTCGGTGCAATGACTTTCCAATCAAAAGTTGCTGAAAAATGTGACCTCTGTGCTGACAGAGAAGAAGGACCTGCATGTATCAAAGCATGTACCAAAAGGGCTATTACTGTTGCTGATCCTGAAAAGGTCAAAGCCAAAAACCAAGAGAAATACTTGGCCAAGATGGCAGGATTATACGAACCTGATAGCTCAAAAGGCGGCTTTGTCCATGTGATAACAAGTCAAGCAAGAGCAAGACTTGTTTTGGATGAATAGTAAAATTATGTTTAAATCAGGAAACTGTACTGAATGTACAACCTGTGGAAGTTGTCAACAAACACCAAATGTTGACACTCCAACCTTATTTTGTATGAATTGCCAACCATCGGAAGCACCATGCCTATTGGCCTGTAAGGAGAATGCCATTGAGGTATTGGGCGGAGCCATCACAATCAACGGTGAAAAGTGCACCAGGTGTGGGGACTGCGTTGAAGTATGTCCAATTGGTGTAATAAAAATTTAAATATTTTTAAAACCAAAAATAACATTAATTGATTTTACAAGGTTTTTAATTTGATTACTAAAGATGTTATTAAGGATACCGTTTATGAACTTTACAAACAGGCCGTTATCGTCCTTGGTGATGATGTGAAAAAATCACTTGAAGATGCGCTTAAAATTGAGGAACATGACCTTGCAAGGCTGAATATTGAAGCTATCTTGAAAAATATCGAACTTGCAGAAGAAAAGGGAATTCCGATGTGTCAGGATACAGGTTTGCCTGTTGTTTTTGTCAAGTTGGGTAATGTTGAAGTTGAAAATTTACGTGAAGGAATCGAAGAGGGAATCAAAAAGGCCACAAAGGAAATCCCAATCAGGCCAAACATAGTCGATCCGCTGACACGTGAAAACACAAACGTCAATGTTGGAGACTACATCCCTCCGATTGACATTGAACTGATTGATGAGGATTATCTGGAAATTACAATTCTTCCAAAGGGATTCGGTTCAGAAAACAACAACGCATTGAAAATGGCATTGCCTGCCGAAGGAATTGAAGGCATCAAGGAATTTGTAGTCGAATCAGTTCTCAAGGCCAAAGGAAAACCATGCCCTCCAACCGTAGTGGGAGTTGGAATTGGCGGAACCTCCGATTTATGCTTAAAACTGGGCAAAAAGGCATTGCTTGGAAAGGTTGGTGAAAGAAATCCTGACCCTGAAATAGCCAAACTGGAACAGGAAATACTTGATGAAATCAACGCATCTGGAATTGGTCCGATGGGTCTTGGCGGAAAAACAACAACATTGGATGTGAAAATCCTGAAGGCACACACCCATACCGCAGGATTGCCGATTGGCGTTTGCATACAATGCTGGGCCGATAGGCATGCAACAACAAAAATATATGATGATTAGTTTTAAAACTAATCCAATTTTCTCTTTTTTTATCTGAAAGACCTTGGAGTTGTAGGTCGTGGAATGTTATCATGGAATTCGACAGCAACATCCATCATCTCAACGGAAATGTCACCTATTCTTTTGAACGCCTTGATAACCCTGAACAAGTAAATGAAATAGTTTGAACGTTCCTTTTCATCGAAAGAGCTTTCTGCCATCTGGGTTGCAATCAAGTTAATGGCCTTGGACTGCATGATATGGATTGTCTCCTCAAGTTCTGTCAAGTCATCCTTAAGCTCGGTTTTCCCTTCGATGAACGCTTTCATTGCCAGACGAATCATGGCTTGGGCTGTCTTATACATTTTCTTCAATTTTTTCAAGATGTTTTCGTCGACCTCATAAACGTCGTTGATGACGAATTTGGCGATGTGGCCGCAATAGTCCCCGATACGCTCCAAATCATAGGCGATTTCATTGTAAAGAAGTGATTTTGAGATTTCTGAATTGTAATTGATGCTGACAATTGTCTCCACTGAGGTCCTTATCTTTTCAACCATGTTGTTTGTGGCGTAATCCATTTCCAACGCCTTGCTGGCCATATCCTTGTCATATTCAACAATTGCCTCAAATGAAGTTTCAAGCTGTGAGTGAACATGCTTTGCCATGTTTGCCAACATGTCGTTTATCAATACGTTTCCGGTGGTGTTTCTGGTGTTTGAGTAATCCCCAACGGACTCAACGATTTCCTCATAGTTTTTCAAATCTATCATGTAGGCTCTTTTGATGGTGCCGTCCTTAACAAGGGGCTGTAAAAGCTGAGTAACATATCTTCGGGTGATTCCCAACCTTTCGGCAATCTCATCCTGTGTTGAAGGGTTCTCATATAAAATAAGGTCCAAAATCTCCTTCAATGTCTTGTCTCTTTTACTCATAAGCATCCCTACTTCTTGTAGTCATCCAACAAATCATTGGATTCGAATTGAATATTATCGAAAGATTCATTTATGCCCGGATTATTTTTATTCATGTCAATGTCCTTTTTGAACTGGACATCTGCTTCGTATTTCTCCATATTGGCTTTTTCATGACTTTTAGTGTGGACATATTCTCGTTTTTTGTTATACTCAAAGTCTTCATGCTTTTTGGAATGATGTTTCTTGCCTGCATTCTCCTTTGAGAAGTTTTCCTCATTGATTTTATGCTTTGTAATCCTGAATTCCTTTTCAGACCCTCTTGCTGACAATAGGATTTTAACAATCACATATACAATCAACACCAATGCGATAATTGCTATTGGCAAATCAAAGTAAGTAAAAACAACATCATAGAGGTTTGTAATTCTATTCTCAAGGTCTACGAAACCCCTGGCAAGGAATATGATTCCTACAAATGCTATGATAACGCCATGACCTTTCTTTATGATATCCGGCTTTAGCACCAATGGATAAACACTGATGATAAGCATTGCAACTCCCAAAATCCTATACAGGTTGTTGTTTGCCAGATTCTGAAGTGACAGGAATACACTAAGGAATGTATGTGGCAAAATTCCAGCCTCAGACAATAAAGCAAAGATCAGCAACAGTTGAATCAATGCAATCACTGCAAGAGGGAATACGTATGCAACCTCCCATTCGAACTTGTGGCTGAATGTGGCTTGCTCAACAGGCTGTTCCAACATCTCTGAAAGTGTATTATATAGAACAGATGAAA
Above is a genomic segment from Methanobrevibacter thaueri containing:
- a CDS encoding dihydropteroate synthase-like protein; amino-acid sequence: MKVLIVTGELAYPLIKEVVSDSKEEIIVHIVDNTQVAAFLTPRLIINEVKKCFSDQLDEIDMILVPGLIKKGTKEITKELGIPTFKGSTDGADLAMVLNLIGSIDLSEDKPADKLIEEEKRKEAFKFIEEFENDEENIRRLLEKPNNILIRNLPVGEDFPMRVLSEIANAPFLSKEALINKCQYFVDSGADMIDIGMAAGEDFSDKIPEIIQTLRPIVGDRPLSIDTLNPDEIRVAAENGIDFVLSLDLGNNSEIKDLLIEKDIPAVLLPTNFSQGKSPKSPAERVESMHQLIKDTEGIRYVADLILDPVNSSSIVESIIACNDFHKTNPAPMFFGVGNVTELMDADSGGVNVLLAGIGMELGVSILFTPEESGKTRGSVYELSTASKMMFLAKHRKSIPKDLGINLVAFKDKHKRNDIILNELDGIEQVRQEKPMKFIRDKAGSFKINVDYGTTVKESRITATHFKKNKADLVIVGQSAKEVYEEIISKELVTRMEHAAYLGSELQKAEIAMITGKEYVQDFELFKNPDQFKN
- the porC gene encoding pyruvate synthase subunit PorC, producing the protein MIEIRFHGRGGQGSVTAAEILAKAAFKDGKYVQAFPFFGVERRGAPVMAFTRIDDKPIEMRYQIYNPDYVLVLDDGLLNVVDVFSGIKDNTEVIINTTEFEGSGEHKVHDIDATGIALDMLGRNIVNTIILGYFAKKTQVVSIESLVEVIKETFPGKIGELNAEATQKAYEMG
- the porD gene encoding pyruvate synthase subunit PorD — encoded protein: MVNIGCVIKTPGNTKNNKTGSWRTFKPILDKESCIDCDNCILFCPDSCINKQHDIDYDYCKGCGICAHECPSDSIEMIKE
- the porA gene encoding pyruvate synthase subunit PorA, with the translated sequence MVKEVMTSNKAVAEAVRLAKPKVIPVYPITPQTTISEYLAQYVADEKIDAKYVKVESEHSAISAAVGASGAGVRVFTATSSQGLMLMHEILYAAAGMRTPFVLADANRAISAPLNIWNDQQDSIAQRDAGWLQIYVENAQEALDTTLMAYKVSENPDVLLPSMVCLDGFILTHTVEPVEIPEEEDVDKFLPPYVPDHAFLDPKQPMSIGNFADPEYYMEARHDMEVAMDNSVEIIQKTCDEFAEIFGRQYGLVEPYKTDDAEIIYVAMGSICSSIRVIVDQLREKGEKVGLLKIRAYRPFPTEAINEVIKDCEKIAVVDKNFSFGIGGALYADMKVKFDKEIYGFITGLGGRDITPEALTEIYEKTKNGPEKAVTWIGLKEE
- the porB gene encoding pyruvate synthase subunit PorB — encoded protein: MVDIPDKNLLAPGHRGCAGCGASIAVKLALNALGENTVAVSATGCLEVMTTPYPETAWEIPFIHVAFENSGAVASGVESALRIQGKDDVNVVAFGGDGGTVDIGLQSLSGAMERGHNMTYICYDNEAYMNTGIQRSGATPYGASTTTSPSGVASFGEDKPKKNMPMIMAAHGIPYVATASIAYPEDYVNKVKKAAETKGPAYIHLQQPCTTGWGFPSEKTIEMGRLAVETGSWILYEIVDGKFEITYRPEERKPVKEYLAPQKRFRHLNDEIVEKIQKYVDAECKELGL
- a CDS encoding 4Fe-4S dicluster domain-containing protein, which gives rise to MESIVVNSNLCDGCLNCSNMCASIHSASRIKIIEYDSSFYSIVCQHCESAPCIKICPTEAITDEGVDTEKCIGCGLCVMVCPFGAMTFQSKVAEKCDLCADREEGPACIKACTKRAITVADPEKVKAKNQEKYLAKMAGLYEPDSSKGGFVHVITSQARARLVLDE
- a CDS encoding 4Fe-4S binding protein encodes the protein MNSKIMFKSGNCTECTTCGSCQQTPNVDTPTLFCMNCQPSEAPCLLACKENAIEVLGGAITINGEKCTRCGDCVEVCPIGVIKI
- a CDS encoding fumarate hydratase; amino-acid sequence: MITKDVIKDTVYELYKQAVIVLGDDVKKSLEDALKIEEHDLARLNIEAILKNIELAEEKGIPMCQDTGLPVVFVKLGNVEVENLREGIEEGIKKATKEIPIRPNIVDPLTRENTNVNVGDYIPPIDIELIDEDYLEITILPKGFGSENNNALKMALPAEGIEGIKEFVVESVLKAKGKPCPPTVVGVGIGGTSDLCLKLGKKALLGKVGERNPDPEIAKLEQEILDEINASGIGPMGLGGKTTTLDVKILKAHTHTAGLPIGVCIQCWADRHATTKIYDD
- a CDS encoding PhoU domain-containing protein, with protein sequence MSKRDKTLKEILDLILYENPSTQDEIAERLGITRRYVTQLLQPLVKDGTIKRAYMIDLKNYEEIVESVGDYSNTRNTTGNVLINDMLANMAKHVHSQLETSFEAIVEYDKDMASKALEMDYATNNMVEKIRTSVETIVSINYNSEISKSLLYNEIAYDLERIGDYCGHIAKFVINDVYEVDENILKKLKKMYKTAQAMIRLAMKAFIEGKTELKDDLTELEETIHIMQSKAINLIATQMAESSFDEKERSNYFIYLFRVIKAFKRIGDISVEMMDVAVEFHDNIPRPTTPRSFR